aagtcgactcgtcagaaaagatgtcCGAGAAatattcatcctcatgtaatcaatTTAACGTAcccgcacagaagttcttgcaaGCAATTTTATCAGTATCTTTCATTGCATGAACAATtgtcaatctgtacggtttcaatTGCAAACAGTTTCTCGATACATGCCAAAaaggatttgcagttcgcgagatgcacgacGGGTCGATTTTGTAGGACTGTTGATAAAGCATTGTTTCACTCTTCACTCGCTCGGCgatgtcgtcagatgtgcttggacaacCTGATGAAGTCCTGTGTCTTActaagcaccctgtttctacaaaacatttatgctactcataaattgtaggcctactaggatcATTAGCATACTTGGTATTGAAATTATGCTGAACTGTTGTTGCCGACattgattcttcaaaccaaaacaaacAGCTAGCACACtcaggtccagtgaaggcagccatctttatcgCAACTGCCGCTAGCACTCCTTACGTTGTGTTTCCGCACTAGCAAACTATgcaagacaaaacttgatgtatttcactacaatcacctctgtactaTGAATTAatatatatgaattttcaaagttgtaaagtccgaAACACTCTGTATAAGGAGCAGATGACTCTGCCTTGTCTTCTTTGAATGTGTATTGCTAACTGTGCACACAAAGTGTGTGTTGAGATTTCTCTTATAGGAAAAATGTTTGTGTCCTGTTCTCTCTCCTCCTCATTTGTTGTAGGTGTTAACAATTGCAGTTTCTAAGTACCAAAAGAATAATTTTTGACACCATTTATACAACCACTTTGTAATTCCACAACACGTGGAGTATGGATCAGCTCACTAACATCTTGTTGTGGTAAGACAGACATCCTTTGCATATTAGACTGATATGCACCAATCTCATATTGCTGAAGTTTTTTCTTTTTGAGGTGGAAACCTTTCTTAGATTTCATAACTGTCTTTGTTTAGATTTTCATTTCATGTATTCCCTGAGCAAGTTTAGGGGTTGTGTAGAATCTGTTGTAGATGTGAAAAACTATACCACTGCAGTGGCTCGCAGATCACACAACCATTTTCTGAGTCACAGAGGGCAAACGTTCAGTGGCCCCAGTCTGTTTACTTTTTCTGGGTTATAGTACTTGAATTAAATCCGGCCTTTGAAACTACTTTTGCTCTCATGTACAGCCACATTTCTCCCTAAAGCTATTTATATCTATTGTCTATATATTTGCTAATGAACTTCACTTTCCCTTTCTAAAATGCAAATTTCTGTGAGCTGCAGCAGGAGAAGCTAAATGCATCAGACTGTATGTCTGCAAAAACTGCAGACAAGAGAAATATCCTTGAAGAATAGAATTTGGTCTAGCCAATTCAGTAAAATAGACATGTAATTCGACCTTCAAATTCACCAGCCTGTTCATTGTAACACTAAAGAATGCCTTTATTTCTTCTGCCGAAACGTCTATCCCGGAATACCAGTTCAACGGTTTTTGTCAGTGGTGCGACCTTCCTTACTTTCGCCATCGAGTAGGTGTTTTTTGTGGTCACGATTTTGCGAAGATCGTCAGTCGAGTAAGTAAATTCGAGGGTAGGTGAAAGGCTTGGCTCTACCATCCCAAATAGGATCCTCCCTAGAGAACACTCTCCAATTTTGCAGATTGTGAGAAATTTTTAAAACTTACAATAGGCCAACAGCTGACCACTGTCCTGGGCACGACGTTAAACTGCCCCCCAACCCAAGGTGTGGTGCGACCCGTGCcgaggggtgcgtggcacaggggagcTGTGCCTCGAACGGGGCCTCTGGGATACCGGGCGCCCTCCCAGAGTATCCAGCCTAGCCCGGGCACGCGGGGCTCTGCCCGGGTGGTCCACACTTTCCTCAGCATCTCGTGGGATCAtaaagaaaaaatctgaaattagctCGAAACGAGCAGATGGCAAGAATTCCAGGGGACCTCACTGTGAGGCGACCCGGGATTCAGAACAGACTAAGCGTGAACTTGGCACGAGGGGACCTCGAGATGAGGTGACCTCGGGCCTCGTAGGTGATAAAGACACAGTTGCAGAGGGAGATTCTTCTAAACTCGCAACAGGGAGGACCTCGGCTGCCGTACTTGACACTGGGGAAACCGACCCGTCCAAAAACAGCTCAGAAGGAGCAGTTTCAGGAAGGGGCGACATTGCTGCAGAGGCGGAGATCTCGAACCGTGCAAATAAGTGTGCACCAGACATCCCCGTCACTAAGAGTGCAGATACGGCTTCAGCAGAGAACTCTGAGAATATTTCAGAGGAACGACGCGTGACGAAGGTTCCTGTGAAAGAAGAAATGGAAACATCGAGAGGTGAGAATTCTGAACGGATGGAAGAACACAATGAGGGAGGAGAATGTGCGGCAGCAAGGGGAAGAGTGATACCAAAAACTGAACGAAAGAAGTGGAAACTAGAGGAAGCTAACAAAAAGACTGAAATTATTAATGGGGGtgctaaaaaattaaaaactagtaCTGACGAAGCAGCAGCACCTGTACTGCAAAAACACAGATTGAAAGAAGTAGAGTCTACTGACCTTACTCGTGCCAGTGCTCCTGTAACTAAAGAGGCCAGCAAAACCGGAAGTGGCGGTACTGATCGAGAAGTGGAAGTAAAGGAGGAAATGTTTGTCTCGATGAAGCTGGCTGTTGTACTCGAAGGTTTTCCAGACGTCAAGATGACGGAGGAGCAGGCGGAAGTGGTAGAGACTGTGCTTGTGAAGAGCATTAACTTGTCTGACCAGGGGGAACCTATCCAATTTTCTGCAACAAACTACGAGAATGGAGGCTTGGTGTTCACTTGTGTGAACAGAGCGACACAAGCGTGGCTTCAAAGTACTGCTCAAAGGATTGTTCCGTGGCCGGGAGCCAGACTACTGGTTGCTCAGGCGGAGACCACGTTGAAAGGTTCCAGGTTGATTTTGTGGGTGGACGAGGGAATGGGGCTGAATAAGAAAACTTACAAGCAGATTGTGGAAttgtttgagaagcaaaataaaaatatatctactGCCAAGTGGAAAATCCTCAAGAGAGAGGCAGAGGTAGACAAAAGGAAAAGGGTGACTCTTTGGGTCGATGACAAATCTTTCGAGCATTTGAAGGCAAGGAATTTCAAATTATTCCTCGGCTTATCACAAGCTAAATTCATCCTGATGTCGGAATGGAGGAAGCTGAATACGCAACTGCGCCGTGAACTCAAATTTGCCAATAATGACTCTCGCACTTCAGACCGTCGCGTGTCTCGCACTTCAGACCGTCGCGTGTCTCGCACTTCAGACCGTCGCGTGTCTCGCACTTCAGACCGTCGGGTGTCTTCGGATCGTCAGGAGTCTCGCGCTTCGGACCGTCAGGAGTCTCGCACTACGGACCATCGCGACTCTCGTGCTCCACACCATCGAGAGCCTCGTGCTTTAGATGATCACAAATCTCATGCTTCGGACCATCGTGAGCCTCGTGCTTCGGGTCATCGTGAGCATCATGTTTTGGACCGCCACGAGCCACGTGCTTCGGACCGCCACAAGCCTCGCGCTTCGGACTGCCACGAGCGTCGTGCTTCGGACCGGCAGGAGCCTCGCCCTTCAGAACGGCACGAGCTTCGCCCTTCACACCGGCACGAGCCTCGCCCTTCGGACCGGCATGAGTCTCTCACTTCAGGCCGGCACGAGGCTCGCGCTTCGGACCGCCACGAGGCTCGCGCTTCGGACCGCCACGAGGCTCGCGCTTCGGACCGCCACGAGGCTCGCGCTTCTGACCGCCACGAGGCTCGCGCTTCGGACCGCCACGAGGCTCGCAATTCAGACCGGCACGAGGCTCGCACTTCAGACCGGCACGAGGCTCGCACTTCAGACCGGCACGAGGCTCGCACTTCAGACCGGCACGAGGCTCGCACTTCAGACCGGCACGAGGCTCGCGCTATGGACCGGCACGAGGCTCGCGTTACGGACCGGCACGAGGCTCGCGCTTCGGACCGGCATGAGCCCCGCCCTTCAGAACGGCACGAGCCTCGCCCTTCAGACCGGCACGAGCCTCGCCCTTCGGACCGGCATGAGTCTCTCACTTCAGACCGGCACGAGGCTCGTGCTTCGGACTGCCACAAGGCTCGCACTTCAGACCGGCACGAGGCTCGCACTTTGGACCGGCACGAGGCTCGCGCTTTGGACCGGCACGAGGCTCGCACTTCAGACCGGCATGAGCCTCGCCCATCGGACCGGCACGAGCCTCGCGGCTCTGACCGCCACGAGCTTCGCGGCTCTGACCGCCACGAGCTTCGCGGCTCTGACCGCCACGAGCTTCGCGGGTCTGACCGCCACGAGCCTCGCGCTTCGGACCGCCACGAGCCTCGCGCTTCGGACCGCCACGAGCCTCGCGCTTCGGACCGCCACGAGCCTCGCGCTTCGGACCGCCACGAGCCTCGCGCTTCGGACCGTAAGGAGCCTCGCACTTCTGATCGTCGGGAGCCTCGCATTTCAGCCCTCCTGGAGCCCCGAGCGTCAGGCCGCCTGGAGCCCCGCGCCTCTGCCCGCCTGGAGCCCCGTACCACCGACCTACAGGAATATCGTGCTTCTGACCTTCTGTGGTCTCATGCTTCGGACTCTCGGTGGTCTCACGCATCAGACTTCCTGTGGGCTCCCCCTTCCGACCATCTGGAGCCCCGCACATTGGGTCATCTGGGGTCCCGCACCTTGGCTCATCTGGAGCCCCGCCCTAAGGACCGTTTGGAGCCCTCCTCTATTGACCTAATGCCCTGCTTTTCAGAGCGTTTGGGTCCCCTTGCTGCCCAACGTTTGCAGATCCGAGCTTCAGACCAGCTGGAGCCCCGCCACGTGGACCGTCTGTTGTCCAGCAGTTCAGACCGTCTTGGCTCCCATAATTTGCAACGTTTGGAATCCCGCATTGCAGACCACACTGAGCCTCGTGCTACGGATCGTATGGCACCCCGTGCGCTCATCCGTCGGGGTTCGCCTTCTTTGGACAGTGTCATACCGGGCGCCTCGTTCCGCAGGAGGTCTCCTGCTTCAGACCGTGTGGCACCCCGTACCTTGTTCCGTCAGGGGTCTCCTGCTGTGGGCCATTTGAAATCCCCCACTTCAGACCTTCAAAGACCCACTACTTCAGACCGTCTGAAGGCCCACTCTTTGGACCGTCAAATGGTGTGCTCTTCTGACCGCCAGATGGCCCGCTCTATGGACCACCGGGTGGCCAGGTCTTCGGACCGCCGGGTGGCCAGGTCTTCGGAGCGCCGGGTGGCCAGGTCTTCGGACCGCCGGGTGGCCAGGTCTTCGGACCGCCGGGTGGCCAGGTCTTCGGACCGCCGGGTGGCCGGGTCTTCGGACCGCCGGGTGGCCGGGTCTTCGGACCGCCGGGTGGCCGGGTCTTCGGACCGCCGGGTGGCCGGGTCTTCGGACCGCCGGGTGGCCAGGTCTTCGGACCGCCGGGTGGCCAGGTCTTCGGACCGCCGGGTGGCCAGGTCTGCGGAGCGCCGGGTGGCCAGGTCTGCGGAGCGCCGGGTGGCCAGGTCTGCGGAGCGCCGGGTGGCCAGGTCTGCGGAGCGCCGGGTGGCCAGGTCTGCGGACCGCCGGGTGGCCAGGTCTGCGGACCGCCGGGTGGCCAGGTCTGCGGACCGCCGGGTGGCCAGGTCTACGGAGCGACGGGTGGACCGACCTTTGGCAGACCGCCGGCTGGCCCGCACTTCGGCCGACCGCCGGCTGGCCCGCACTTCGGCGGACCGCCGGCTGGCCCGCACTTCGGCGGACCGCCGGCTGGCCCGCACTTCGGCTGACCGCCGGCTGGCCCGCACTTCGGCTGACCGCCGGCTGGCCCGCACTTCGGCCGACCGCCGGCTGGCCCGCACTTCGGCGGACCGCCGGCTGGCCCGCACTTCGGCGGACCGCCGGCTGGCCCGCACTTCGGCGGACCGCCGGCTGGCCCACTCTCAGGCGGACCGTCGTGGGTCCCGCCATCCTGATATTGTGTCACCCGGTTCCTTAGTCCATCAGGGGCCTTCCACTTTGGACCATCGGGACCCTTCTGCTTCTTCACGCTGGGAGCCCCGCACTTCAGAATGTGCACAACCTCGCGATACAGACCGTTTTGATCCCCGCGCTTCAGAACGCCTGGTGCCCCGTAGTTCCGACCGTTTTGATCCCCGTGTTTCTGAATGCCTACTGTCGCGCACTTCAGACCGTTTTGATCCTCGCGCCTCAGAACGCCTACTGGCCCGCACTTCAGACCGTCTCAAGCAGCACACTTCTGATCGTCCTGAGCTCCGCACTTCTGCCCATCAGGAGCTCCACACGTCTGACCGTCGGGAGCCCCGCACTTCTGACCGTCGGGAGGGCCGTGTTTCTGACCGTCGAGAGCCCGGCACTTCTGACCATCGGTTGCCTCAAGAGACTGATTACAGTGTCCCAGATCAATCTCAGCTTCGTAAGAGAATGTCTGTAGTTTCGGATCCCCTTTCACCTAAAAGGACGAGGTATACAGCTTCGTATTTGATGCCATCTCTTGATTCCAGGCACATGCCTCCAAGCCGTGATAAGTCTGAGAACTCGAGGTTCAAAGATTCAGATCAACTATTATCCCGTGACTCAAGATTCACAGGCTCGGATGAGCCGCCTGTCCAGGAATCCAGGTTCAGAGGTTCAGATCTCTGGATGAGAAGATAGATTTGAGAATGCAGATTCTCCGAACCCTCGTCAGTCTAGTTTAAGATCATCCTGGCCGTAATGTTTCAGAGAATTTGACAATATACTTTCTCGCATGTCCGTTTCCCGGAAGGACTAATATTCAGGTTCAAATCTCCACCGCAGCTATTGATGTCCTTTCAGACGAGTTGGCCAAATTTTTATTTCTCGAGGTGTTGAGATTCTAGCAGTGACAATTGGTAGATATACACTTGATTTGCAGTTACAGATAGTGGATTTTGAGTGCAGCATCTAACATTCCAAATTGTGGGACGGTGTTGAttaatgctgaaataattttagtGTTAAGTTGCTACGCACTGTGTAATGCTTGATTTACACTTGCATTTCCATGAGCTCCGATTTTGCCAATAATCCAAAATATCGCATGGAAATATACTTTGAATTCAGtgtgtttattttgtttaaattctgttaGATGTGAGTGCCTGTTGATGTGTTACTTGTGAACAGGCCTGTCCACTTGCTATTAATAGCAAAAGTTTTTAAGCATGTTAATAACATGTTTGTCTCAAGTTTTTCCTGGTACCTTACTGAAAGGGGTAAGTTTAAGGAAGTATTTTGCAGATTGTATACATCGAGTGACAAGAGTTACATACTGTCCTTATAAAGAGTGTCAACATTTAATATTGAGTTCAATGTTACGAGCATTGTGTAAAGCTATTTGTTTAAATGTCCAGACTGTGGTTGCTGTGGGTGTGTGTAtgcattttctttatttgaacatttttgtcattCAGAATTTGTATATCACAATTTTTTATGctgcataaaattttaaaaaatggtactGTTTATGAATAAACAACAAATGAGAAATACAAATTTATTACTGCGTGGTCTGtcttaaacatgaaattttgcTGATGAAGGATTACGTAGCACTAGTGCATTCCTGGAGTGGAGGAGTGCAGAAGAGGTGAAGCAGAATTTTCCTTATCTGAACAGAATTTTTCCTCGTTACTACCAAAACATCTCTCTAGCCCAGTTGCAGTGCTCTGAAACAGTGCAGGCACTCGCACAGTCGATAGTAGTGAGCAGTTAGTTTATATTGCGCGGCATATCGTATCTGTTCCTAATTGTGCTGCTAAACAAATGTAGCAGCCACCAGAAACTCGAGGCAATGTCACACATTCGAATATCCGAGAAAATGACAAGTGGAGGGAATTGGTGTAGTATATATTGAGGATTTCACATATTTAGTCTTTTGGAACTGTCGCTAAAGCATTGCAGGTTCCAATTCCCAGCTTTCCAGAAAGCatatgacacagtgccccactgaagtagcatacggaataggtttccagacatgcgagtggttcgaagacttctttaCTGATAGAATtgtgacctccccttctctctcagctccgtttctttcgctgatcttCCCTCTTCTTTCTTCCTCCTTTGACAgcggctatatctcagggtttccgtgcagaaatgtagtgagaagggtGCACACATTtgtggtggttcacgatatcgtagtgctgtgaggGAGCGTCACTCGTGCCTCCGGTTTGAGAATACTGATGactgaagtacgaacatttctcaatagaaaaacaggtatgtgctctcttttcttttaaaactataaaagcgTAGCTAGTACTGTCTATtgttctactaaactgaatgactgcgacaccattgatgaagttacaacctcgaaagaagtttattaataccatatctgtcaacacgtgctttctttgggattgaaattattattttcttcttgaagtgtgagggtatttcgcctgtctcatacatcttgctcaccagatggtagagttttgtcaggactggctctcccaaggctgtcagtagatctaatggaatgttgtctactcccggggccttgtttaggctcaggtctttcagtgctctgtcgaaatcttcacgcagtatcttaactcccatttcatcttcatctacatcctcttccatttccataatattgtcctcaagtacatcgcccttgtatagaccctctatatattccttccacctttctggtttcccttctttgcttagaactgggtttccatctgagctcttgatattcatgcaagtggttctcttttctccaaaggtgtctttaattttcctgtaggcagtatctatcttatccctagttctactagccctcgtctttttacctacttgatcctctgctgccttcactatttcatccctcaaagctacccattattattctactgtatttcttttccccattcctgtcaattgttcccttatgctctccctaaaactctgtacaacctctggttctttcagtttatctaggtcccatttccttaacttcccacctttttgcagtttcttcagttttaatctacagttcataaccaatagattgtggtcagagtccacatctgcccctggaaatgtctcacaatttaaaaccttgttcctaaatctctttcttaccattacataatctatctgaaaccgtctagtatctccagggttcttccatgtatacaaccttctttcatgattcttgaaccaagtgttaactatgattaagttatgctctgtgcaaaattctacccggcggcttcctctttcatttcttacctccaatccatatccacctactacgttaccttctctcccttttcctactattgaattccattcacccatgactattaaattttcgcctcccttcactatctgaataatttcttttatctcatctcttcaatctcttcgtcatctgcagggctagttggcatataaatttgtaccactgtggtaggcatgggctttgtatctatcttggccacaataaagcgttcactatgctgtttgtagtagcttacctgcattcctattttttattcattattaaacctactcctgcattacacctatatgattttgtatttatagccctgtattcacctgaccaaaagtcttgttcctcctgccaccaaacttcactaattcccactatatctaactttaatctatccatttccatttttaaattttctaacctacctgcccgattaaggaatctgacattccacgctccgatccgtagaacgccagttttctttctcctgataacgacgtcctcctgagaagtccccgcctggagatccgaatgaggtactattttacctccggaatattttacccaagaggatgccatcatcatttaatcatacagtaaagctgcatgccctcggtaaaaattacggctgtagtttccccttgctttcagc
Above is a window of Schistocerca cancellata isolate TAMUIC-IGC-003103 chromosome 11, iqSchCanc2.1, whole genome shotgun sequence DNA encoding:
- the LOC126108187 gene encoding uncharacterized protein LOC126108187 → METSRGENSERMEEHNEGGECAAARGRVIPKTERKKWKLEEANKKTEIINGGAKKLKTSTDEAAAPVLQKHRLKEVESTDLTRASAPVTKEASKTGSGGTDREVEVKEEMFVSMKLAVVLEGFPDVKMTEEQAEVVETVLVKSINLSDQGEPIQFSATNYENGGLVFTCVNRATQAWLQSTAQRIVPWPGARLLVAQAETTLKGSRLILWVDEGMGLNKKTYKQIVELFEKQNKNISTAKWKILKREAEVDKRKRVTLWVDDKSFEHLKARNFKLFLGLSQAKFILMSEWRKLNTQLRRELKFANNDSRTSDRRVSRTSDRRVSRTSDRRVSRTSDRRVSSDRQESRASDRQESRTTDHRDSRAPHHREPRALDDHKSHASDHREPRASGHREHHVLDRHEPRASDRHKPRASDCHERRASDRQEPRPSERHELRPSHRHEPRPSDRHESLTSGRHEARASDRHEARTSDRHEARTLDRHEARALDRHEARTSDRHEPRPSDRHEPRGSDRHELRGSDRHELRGSDRHELRGSDRHEPRASDRHEPRASDRHEPRASDRHEPRASDRHEPRASDRKEPRTSDRREPRISALLEPRASGRLEPRASARLEPRTTDLQEYRASDLLWSHASDSRWSHASDFLWAPPSDHLEPRTLGHLGSRTLAHLEPRPKDRLEPSSIDLMPCFSERLGPLAAQRLQIRASDQLEPRHVDRLLSSSSDRLGSHNLQRLESRIADHTEPRATDRMAPRALIRRGSPSLDSVIPGASFRRRSPASDRVAPRTLFRQGSPAVGHLKSPTSDLQRPTTSDRLKAHSLDRQMVCSSDRQMARSMDHRVARSSDRRVARSSERRVARSSDRRVARSSDRRVARSSDRRVAGSSDRRVAGSSDRRVARSSDRRVARSAERRVARSAERRVARSAERRVARSAERRVARSADRRVARSADRRVARSADRRVARSTERRVDRPLADRRLARTSADRRLARTSADRRLARTSADRRLARTSADRRLARTSADRRLARTSADRRLARTSADRRLARTSADRRLARTSADRRLAHSQADRRGSRHPDIVSPGSLVHQGPSTLDHRDPSASSRWEPRTSECAQPRDTDRFDPRASERLVPRSSDRFDPRVSECLLSRTSDRFDPRASERLLARTSDRLKQHTSDRPELRTSAHQELHTSDRREPRTSDRREGRVSDRREPGTSDHRLPQETDYSVPDQSQLRKRMSVVSDPLSPKRTRYTASYLMPSLDSRHMPPSRDKSENSRFKDSDQLLSRDSRFTGSDEPPVQESRFRGSDLWMRR